One bacterium genomic region harbors:
- a CDS encoding cytochrome c biogenesis CcdA family protein produces MKRAVPILLLLLALAAPLAAAAESAGDEGPSWTERQTAEFSLLGVLVAILMGLFTFITPCVLPVVPAFISYMSGLSLGQITGKEMEALPADEKRELKRKNRRKMVKNALFFAVGVIIVYVLIGAVFGVLGVAFSPSSPLRIWVFRVLGAVVVLFGVHMTGLVRIPFLDFLGGGGTKGGGGSAWQSVVMGLSFAFAFSACTMGFFGGIIGMAMTKSNIFGAVFLAAAYGFGLAIPFILTTLAVDAFFGFFNRIKKHMKVVEIVGGLLLIALGVLMILDLLQAVLAF; encoded by the coding sequence TTGAAGAGAGCCGTTCCAATCCTTCTCCTCCTCCTCGCCCTGGCGGCACCCCTGGCGGCGGCGGCCGAGAGCGCCGGGGACGAGGGCCCCTCCTGGACCGAGCGCCAGACCGCCGAGTTCAGCCTCCTCGGCGTCCTGGTGGCCATCCTGATGGGCCTCTTCACCTTCATCACCCCCTGCGTGCTGCCGGTGGTGCCCGCCTTCATCTCCTACATGAGCGGCCTGTCGCTGGGCCAGATAACCGGCAAGGAGATGGAGGCGCTGCCCGCGGACGAGAAGCGGGAGCTGAAGCGGAAGAACCGGCGCAAGATGGTCAAGAACGCGCTCTTCTTCGCCGTCGGGGTGATAATCGTCTACGTGCTCATCGGCGCGGTCTTCGGCGTCCTGGGCGTCGCCTTCAGCCCGTCGAGCCCGCTGCGCATCTGGGTCTTCCGCGTCCTTGGAGCAGTGGTGGTTTTATTCGGAGTACACATGACCGGGCTGGTGCGCATCCCGTTCCTGGACTTCCTGGGCGGCGGGGGGACCAAGGGCGGCGGCGGGAGCGCCTGGCAGAGCGTCGTCATGGGCCTCTCCTTCGCCTTCGCCTTTTCCGCCTGCACCATGGGCTTCTTCGGCGGCATCATCGGCATGGCCATGACCAAGAGCAATATCTTCGGGGCGGTTTTCCTGGCGGCGGCCTACGGGTTCGGGCTTGCCATCCCTTTCATCCTCACCACCCTGGCGGTGGACGCCTTCTTCGGCTTCTTCAACAGGATCAAGAAGCACATGAAAGTGGTGGAGATAGTGGGGGGATTGTTGTTGATCGCGCTGGGTGTGCTGATGATTCTGGACCTGTTGCAGGCGGTTTTGGCGTTTTAG